Proteins encoded by one window of Mustela erminea isolate mMusErm1 chromosome 7, mMusErm1.Pri, whole genome shotgun sequence:
- the TP53I3 gene encoding quinone oxidoreductase PIG3 isoform X2, with the protein MTTTQRQGQYAPPPGASSILGLEASGHIAELGPACQGHWKIGDPAMVLLPGGGQAQYVTAPEEFLMPIPAGMTLSQAAAIPEAWLTAFQLLHLVGNVQAGETVLIHAGSSGVGTAAIQLARMAGAIPLVTAGSRHKLQMAEKLGAAAGFNYKEEDFSEATLKFTKGAGVNLILDCIGGSYWEKNVNCLALDGRWILYGLMGGTDVSGPLFSKLLFKRGSLITTLLRSRDKKYKQRLVEAFTEQVLPHFSTESPQRLLPVLDRVYPVTAIQEAHAYMESNKNVGKIVLELPQ; encoded by the exons atgacCACAACGCAG AGACAAGGCCAGtatgccccacccccaggagccaGCAGCATTTTGGGACTGGAGGCATCTGGACACATAGCAGAGCTGGGGCCTGCCTGCCAGGGGCACTGGAAAATTGGGGACCCAGCCATGGTTCTGCTGCCTGGTGGGGGACAGGCTCAGTATGTCACTGCCCCTGAAGAGTTCCTGATGCCCATCCCAGCAGGAATGACCCTGTCCCAGGCTGCAGCCATTCCAGAGGCCTGGCTTACTGCCTTCCAGCTGTTACATCTCGTGG GAAACGTTCAGGCTGGAGAGACTGTGCTAATCCATGCAGGATCAAGTGGTGTGGGCACGGCTGCCATCCAACTCGCACGCATGGCTGGAGCTATTCCTCTAGTCACAGCTGGCTCCCGGCACAAGCTTCAGATGGCAGAAAAGCTTGGAGCAGCAGCCGGATTCAATTACAAAGAAGAGGATTTTTCTGAAGCAACACTGAAGTTCACCAAAG GTGCTGGAGTCAACCTTATTCTAGACTGCATAGGTGGCTCCTACTGGGAGAAAAACGTCAACTGCCTGGCTCTAGATGGTCGCTGGATTCTCTACGGTCTGATGGGAGGAACTGACGTCAGTGGACCTCTATTTTCAAAGCTACTTTTTAAACGAGGAAGTCTGATCACCACTCTGCTGAGGTCTAGGGACAAAAAG TACAAGCAAAGGCTGGTGGAGGCTTTCACAGAACAAGTCCTACCCCACTTCTCCACGGAGAGTCCCCAACGTCTACTGCCCGTGCTGGACAGAGTCTACCCCGTGACTGCCATCCAAGAGGCCCATGCATACATGGAGAGTAACAAGAACGTGGGCAAAATCGTCCTGGAACTGCCGCAGTGA
- the TP53I3 gene encoding quinone oxidoreductase PIG3 isoform X1, whose amino-acid sequence MLAVHFDKPGGPENLYLKEVAKPSPAEGEVLLKVAASALNRADLLQRQGQYAPPPGASSILGLEASGHIAELGPACQGHWKIGDPAMVLLPGGGQAQYVTAPEEFLMPIPAGMTLSQAAAIPEAWLTAFQLLHLVGNVQAGETVLIHAGSSGVGTAAIQLARMAGAIPLVTAGSRHKLQMAEKLGAAAGFNYKEEDFSEATLKFTKGAGVNLILDCIGGSYWEKNVNCLALDGRWILYGLMGGTDVSGPLFSKLLFKRGSLITTLLRSRDKKYKQRLVEAFTEQVLPHFSTESPQRLLPVLDRVYPVTAIQEAHAYMESNKNVGKIVLELPQ is encoded by the exons ATGCTAGCTGTGCACTTCGACAAGCCCGGAGGACCAGAAAACCTTTACCTGAAGGAGGTGGCCAAGCCCAGCCCAGCAGAGGGTGAAGTCCTCCTGAAGGTGGCGGCCAGTGCCCTGAACCGGGCCGACTTACTCCAG AGACAAGGCCAGtatgccccacccccaggagccaGCAGCATTTTGGGACTGGAGGCATCTGGACACATAGCAGAGCTGGGGCCTGCCTGCCAGGGGCACTGGAAAATTGGGGACCCAGCCATGGTTCTGCTGCCTGGTGGGGGACAGGCTCAGTATGTCACTGCCCCTGAAGAGTTCCTGATGCCCATCCCAGCAGGAATGACCCTGTCCCAGGCTGCAGCCATTCCAGAGGCCTGGCTTACTGCCTTCCAGCTGTTACATCTCGTGG GAAACGTTCAGGCTGGAGAGACTGTGCTAATCCATGCAGGATCAAGTGGTGTGGGCACGGCTGCCATCCAACTCGCACGCATGGCTGGAGCTATTCCTCTAGTCACAGCTGGCTCCCGGCACAAGCTTCAGATGGCAGAAAAGCTTGGAGCAGCAGCCGGATTCAATTACAAAGAAGAGGATTTTTCTGAAGCAACACTGAAGTTCACCAAAG GTGCTGGAGTCAACCTTATTCTAGACTGCATAGGTGGCTCCTACTGGGAGAAAAACGTCAACTGCCTGGCTCTAGATGGTCGCTGGATTCTCTACGGTCTGATGGGAGGAACTGACGTCAGTGGACCTCTATTTTCAAAGCTACTTTTTAAACGAGGAAGTCTGATCACCACTCTGCTGAGGTCTAGGGACAAAAAG TACAAGCAAAGGCTGGTGGAGGCTTTCACAGAACAAGTCCTACCCCACTTCTCCACGGAGAGTCCCCAACGTCTACTGCCCGTGCTGGACAGAGTCTACCCCGTGACTGCCATCCAAGAGGCCCATGCATACATGGAGAGTAACAAGAACGTGGGCAAAATCGTCCTGGAACTGCCGCAGTGA